The Candidatus Bathyarchaeota archaeon region CCCCATATGTACAGGTATGCGAATCTGCACCAACTATTAATTCGCCGGGTCTCACATGCCCTTTCTCAACCATGACTTGGTGGCAAATGCCCCCAAAGCCTACATCATAGAGAAAGGGGAGCCCCTGCTCTTTAGCGAATTCTCTCATGATCTTATGCAGTTCAGCAGATTTTGTTGTGTCAGCTGGAACCTGATGATCTAGAACCATTACTATCTTCTCTTTATCCCAAACTTTTTTGACTCCTATTTTTCTGAAAGCTTGAATTGCAAGTGGTCCTGTTATGTCGTTGACCATAGCCATGTCGACTTTTGCCTCTACTATTTCTCCTGGCTTAACTTGGTCCTTGCCAGATGCAGCTGCGAGGATCTTTTCGCTGATGTTCATTTGATGTCCCCAGCTTTATTGTGTCATCTTTCTATTCCAGAAGCCCTGCGTATAAATCTCCCTACTTTTTCAAGCTGATGTTCTTCTATTTCTTCCATGAGTTTTTTCAATTTCTTCTCTCCGGATCTGTGTTCTTCAATCCATTCTTTAGCGAATTTTCCGCTCTGTACGTCTCTCACAGCACTTCTCATATTCTCTTTGACATGCTCGTCGATGATGCGTGGGCCGACTGTTAGCCCGCCATATTTGGCGGTGTCCGATACTGCTCTAAGCATACCTGAGATCCCTTTCTGATAGATCAGATCCATTATCAATTTGGCTTCGTTGCAGGCTTCGAAATAGGCGAGCTCAGGCGGATAACCGTTCTCGACTAGAACCTCGAAACCATTTTTAATAAGTTCAATTAGGCCGCCGACGAGTACTGTTTGTTCTCCGATAAGGTCGCTTTCGGTCTCATCCTTAAATGTGGTCTCTAATACCCCTGCTTTTGTGCACCCCAATGCTTTTGCAATTGAAAGTGCAATATCCTTTGCCTTACCCGACCAGTCTTGTTGAATGGCTATCAGTGCCGGGACGCCGA contains the following coding sequences:
- the ilvC gene encoding ketol-acid reductoisomerase, translating into MVRVYFDKDASIEPIKGKKIAVMGYGSQGYAQANNLRDSGLDVIIGLRPEGDSWRRAEKDGFEVFTFSEAAKKADIIMMLIPDMVQPQVYNDAISQHLKSGKILDFAHGFNIHFKQIIPPKDVDVIMVAPKSPGARLRETYLSGFGVPALIAIQQDWSGKAKDIALSIAKALGCTKAGVLETTFKDETESDLIGEQTVLVGGLIELIKNGFEVLVENGYPPELAYFEACNEAKLIMDLIYQKGISGMLRAVSDTAKYGGLTVGPRIIDEHVKENMRSAVRDVQSGKFAKEWIEEHRSGEKKLKKLMEEIEEHQLEKVGRFIRRASGIER